Genomic window (Balnearium lithotrophicum):
CTCACCAGTCACTCTTTGCAACAAGAATGAAGACAAGGGATATGGTGGAGATTGCTCCTGTTATAGATAGGGCAGGCTTCTGGTCTGTTGAAATGTGGGGAGGAGCAACGTTCGACGTTTGCCTAAGGTTTTTAAGGGAGGACCCCTGGGAAAGATTAAGAATTTTGAGAAAACTAATGCCAAACTCTAAGCTCCAGATGTTACTTAGGGGACAGAACCTTGTAGGTTACAGACACTATCCTGACGATGTTGTCAGAGCTTTTGTAAGAAAGGCTGCAGAGAATGGAATCGACGTGTTCAGGATATTTGATGCTCTTAACGACCTGAGGAACGTTGAAGTTGCAGTTGAGACTGCAAAGGAGATGGGAAAGATTGTTGAAGGAGCTCTCTCCTACACAATAAGTCCCGTTCACACAGAGGACCTCTACATAGAGCTTGCCCTTGAATTTAAGGAGATGGGAGCAGACATAATAACTATCAAGGACATGGCCGGTCTTTTATCCCCAGAAAGGGCCTACACACTTGTAAAGGCCCTGAAGGAGGAGGTTGGCCTACCTGTTCACATTCATACCCACTGTACCAGTGGCCTTGCAGAGATGGCTCAGTTGAAGGCAGCAGAGGCAGGAGCTGATATCTTTGACGTAGCCATATCACCTATGGCCTCGGATACCTCCCATCCTGCAGTTGAAACGATGGCATACGCTTTAGGGGAATTTGGATACGAGATTGGCCTTGATGGGACTTCCCTAAAAAAGATGGCTCAGCACTTTAAGGAAGTTAGGAAGAAGTACAAAAAGTACGATATAGACTTTAAGGGAATAGATGCTGCAGTTCTTGAGCACCAGATACCCGGCGGAATGATTTCTAACCTTATAAACCAACTGAAGGAGCAGGGAGCTCTCGACAGGTTAGAGGAAGTCCTTGAGGAAGTACCAAGGGTTAGGGAGGACTTGGGTTATCCTCCACTTGTTACTCCTACAAGCCAGATAGTTGGAACTCAGGCTGTACTCAACGTCCTCTCAGGCGAGAGGTACAAGATGATTACCCAGGAAACGAAGAACTACGTTAAAGGACTCTACGGTAAACCTCCGGCTCCAATTAAGGAGGAGATAATCAGGAAAGTATTAGGGGATGAGGAACCAATAACCTGTAGGCCGGCAGATTTACTCCAACCTGAGCTTGAAAAGTGTAGAGAGGAAATAAAGGACCTTGCAAGAAGCGAGGAAGATGTTCTCTCCTACTGTCTCTTTCCAAAGGTTGCAAAGGAGTTCTTCGAGTGGAGAGAGAAGGTTGAAAGAGGAGAAATTCCTGCAATTTCTGAGGAAGACCTCCACGATATGGAAGAAGAAGAAAAACAGTGTCCTCAGCCCTTGGCTCCTACAGAGTTCATGATTAACGTCCACGGTGAAACCTACCACGTTAAGATTGCCGGTGTTGGTCATAAGAAGGAAGGGAAAAAACCTTACTTTATTAAAATTGATGGAAGACTTGAGGAAGTTGTTGTTGAACCCTTAGTTGAAATTGTTCCAACGAGGGGAGAGGTAGAAATTGCAGGAGAGCTAACAAGCTCCTCAAGGAGGCCAAGAGCCACAAGGGAGGGAGATGTTACATCACCCATGCCTGCAAAGGTTGTTGAAATAAAGGTAAAAGAGGGTGATAGAGTTAACGAAGGTGATGTTGTTGCCATTGTTGAAGCGATGAAGATGCAGAACGAGGTTCATGCTCCTATAAGTGGAGTTGTTAAGGCGATTTACGTAAACGTTGGAGATAACGTAAACCCCGATGAAGCCCTGATGACGATAGAACCTGAATAGTCAAGGTAGGCCTCGTGCCTACCCTTTAAATTTCCCTGATAGATAAATCCATCCGAAAAAGGCAAGAACCCCTGACATTGTAAAGAGTAAGAGGTGAAAGTAGAAAGCCACAGTTAGGGCGTAACTTCCTTTTAATCCAAGTAGAGCAAAGCCTCCAACCAAACCTGCTTCGTAAGTTCCGAATCCCCCTATACTGTGAATCGGTAGAACAGTAGTTAATTCACCGAATGTTGCTACAAATATCGTTTTTGGAAATGAGATGTTTATTCCTCCAGCCTTCAATATAAAGAAAAAAGAGAGAAATTTAAAAGTCCAATTTAAAATTGAGTAGGTAAAAACGAGGGTTAAATTCTTCTTTGAGTTAAAATTGGAGAAGAAACTGAACAGAGTAAAAGCTATGGGAAACTTATTTTTAAACTTTCTCAATAACTTAAAGCCTATAAAAATTATTAGGAGAATGAAAAAAAACAAAAATACAGAAATCAAGAGTAATTTCTTGTTCTGAAAAGAAATAAATACTGTAGAAAGAGTAAAAAGAATGGATAAGGAGAGTAAATCAAACAACCTTACCAATAAAAGTGTCGCCGATGAAATTACTCCTTCTACGCTAAAAAGCTTCTTCAAAATTATGGGAAACGAAGCTTCTCCAGACCTAAAAGGAAGTAGATTGTTGAAGAATGTGTGAACTGCCATAACTGCTGATAGGTCTAACGTTTTAATTTCTGGAAAGAATAGGGTAAATCTCTTTGCCCGTAGAAAATAGGTAGAGATATAGATAATGAGGGATAGAAACAAGTATATTGGAGATAGGCAGTTGAGAATTTCGTTAAGTTTTGAGAATACGTTGTACTCAACGAGAAAGTAGATAAAGATTGAAAGTATTATTAGAGATACAAGTAGGCTATTTCTCTTCAACGTTGAGAGCTCTCCTTACAACGTAGGGCTTTTTGTTCTGAGACTCGTAGTAGATTCTCATGAGGATTTCACTCAAAATTCCGGTAGTGAACATCTGAGTTCCAGCAATCATAAATAGGACAGATATTATTAGTAGAGGTCTCTGTCCTATTGAGTGTCCCGTTAACTTCAGAAGGACGAGGTAGAGAAACGGAAAGAAACCTATAGAAAAGAGAACTATTCCTAAGAGGCCAAAGAAGTGAATTGGTTTCTGCATAAACTTTTGTAAGAACCAGATGAAGAATAGGTCGGAAATCACCTTGAAGGTCCTCGATATTCCATACTTTGACCTTCCAAACCTCCTTGGGTGGTGCTCAACGGGAATTTCTACTATTCTGTTTGGAGAAGTTACTGTCGAAACGAGGGCTGGAATGAACCTGTGGAGCTCTCCATAGAGCCTTACTCTCTTTATTACATCACTCCTGTACGCCTTCAAAGTGCATCCGTAGTCGTGAATTCTCACTCCAGTCAGTTTTCCTATTAACCAGTTTGCCACCTTTGAGGGAAGCTTCCTTGAAACTGCTGCATCCTTTCTGTTCTTTCTCCAGCCACTTACAACATCGTAGCCTTCCTTTATCTTTTCAATTAATCTTGGAATGTCTTTCGGGTCGTTCTGGAGGTCTCCATCCATCGTAATTATCACATCGCCCGCTGAGTGGTCTATCCCTGCAACAATTGCAGGAGTCTGTCCGAAGTTCCTCGAAAACTCTATTACTTTTACCTTTTTATCCTTCCTCGCAATCTCCTCTAAAATCTCCCCTGTCCTGTCTGTACTTCCGTCGTTAACGAAGATAACTTCATAGTCGTAGGGAAGTTCTCTTAAAACTTCTACTAACTGTTTGTAGAGAATGGGGACATTCTCCTCCTCGTTGTAAACGGGAA
Coding sequences:
- the oadA gene encoding sodium-extruding oxaloacetate decarboxylase subunit alpha: MGKKILFTDVTLRDAHQSLFATRMKTRDMVEIAPVIDRAGFWSVEMWGGATFDVCLRFLREDPWERLRILRKLMPNSKLQMLLRGQNLVGYRHYPDDVVRAFVRKAAENGIDVFRIFDALNDLRNVEVAVETAKEMGKIVEGALSYTISPVHTEDLYIELALEFKEMGADIITIKDMAGLLSPERAYTLVKALKEEVGLPVHIHTHCTSGLAEMAQLKAAEAGADIFDVAISPMASDTSHPAVETMAYALGEFGYEIGLDGTSLKKMAQHFKEVRKKYKKYDIDFKGIDAAVLEHQIPGGMISNLINQLKEQGALDRLEEVLEEVPRVREDLGYPPLVTPTSQIVGTQAVLNVLSGERYKMITQETKNYVKGLYGKPPAPIKEEIIRKVLGDEEPITCRPADLLQPELEKCREEIKDLARSEEDVLSYCLFPKVAKEFFEWREKVERGEIPAISEEDLHDMEEEEKQCPQPLAPTEFMINVHGETYHVKIAGVGHKKEGKKPYFIKIDGRLEEVVVEPLVEIVPTRGEVEIAGELTSSSRRPRATREGDVTSPMPAKVVEIKVKEGDRVNEGDVVAIVEAMKMQNEVHAPISGVVKAIYVNVGDNVNPDEALMTIEPE
- a CDS encoding lysylphosphatidylglycerol synthase transmembrane domain-containing protein: MKRNSLLVSLIILSIFIYFLVEYNVFSKLNEILNCLSPIYLFLSLIIYISTYFLRAKRFTLFFPEIKTLDLSAVMAVHTFFNNLLPFRSGEASFPIILKKLFSVEGVISSATLLLVRLFDLLSLSILFTLSTVFISFQNKKLLLISVFLFFFILLIIFIGFKLLRKFKNKFPIAFTLFSFFSNFNSKKNLTLVFTYSILNWTFKFLSFFFILKAGGINISFPKTIFVATFGELTTVLPIHSIGGFGTYEAGLVGGFALLGLKGSYALTVAFYFHLLLFTMSGVLAFFGWIYLSGKFKG
- a CDS encoding glycosyltransferase family 2 protein, whose product is MEEIKKLSVVIPVYNEEENVPILYKQLVEVLRELPYDYEVIFVNDGSTDRTGEILEEIARKDKKVKVIEFSRNFGQTPAIVAGIDHSAGDVIITMDGDLQNDPKDIPRLIEKIKEGYDVVSGWRKNRKDAAVSRKLPSKVANWLIGKLTGVRIHDYGCTLKAYRSDVIKRVRLYGELHRFIPALVSTVTSPNRIVEIPVEHHPRRFGRSKYGISRTFKVISDLFFIWFLQKFMQKPIHFFGLLGIVLFSIGFFPFLYLVLLKLTGHSIGQRPLLIISVLFMIAGTQMFTTGILSEILMRIYYESQNKKPYVVRRALNVEEK